From Acetobacteroides hydrogenigenes, one genomic window encodes:
- a CDS encoding RagB/SusD family nutrient uptake outer membrane protein gives MKKLKTLFYAIAFVGALTSCSDTLDLAPEDYYASGNYWKTQAQFEGFMVGMHNSLRGDYSNVFVLGEARGGTQKFGTSTMSTSLNYSSPIKNNAFTKDQTGVGGWASYYGRILQVNLFIQKAEAATAAVLPDAAKNYLLGQAYGLRAYYYFQLYKTFGGVPIVTEPKPTTTSDPTKLSTARSTPKQTLDFVKQDVEKSEQYFSSDNFTLKSRRAMWSRAATLVLKGDVYLWSAKVAVGDQAPTDVSGDLTKAENALLAVKNSGKFGLLSKFEDVFSTSNKGNNEIIFAIRFADGEATNNAAEFLYQDAVFLNQYIGYNGKVMKDTLNLKGTGGVFRNEYKFELFASYDNADTRKRATFLDYYKVANGDTTVRAVVLRKFVGSINTTNNRVYDSDIPVYRYADVLLLLAEIANKKGEDPSGYINDIRKRAYGPTFPVYTNGTFEENELAILKERDKEFVWEGKRWYDLRRMQNAAGKPLAFAAAANYPATAPVLLETETHKLLWPIDVNTLNADPLLKDQQNPGY, from the coding sequence ATGAAAAAGTTAAAAACGCTTTTTTACGCAATAGCTTTCGTGGGAGCGCTAACCTCTTGTAGCGATACTCTCGATTTAGCTCCAGAAGACTACTATGCTAGTGGAAACTACTGGAAGACTCAAGCACAATTTGAGGGTTTTATGGTAGGGATGCACAATTCTCTAAGAGGGGATTATTCAAATGTTTTTGTTCTTGGAGAAGCTAGAGGGGGAACTCAAAAATTTGGAACCTCTACAATGTCTACCAGCTTAAACTACAGCTCTCCTATTAAGAATAATGCCTTTACAAAAGATCAAACTGGCGTAGGAGGTTGGGCTAGTTACTATGGGCGCATTTTGCAGGTAAACCTTTTTATCCAAAAAGCAGAGGCAGCTACAGCTGCAGTTTTGCCAGATGCTGCAAAGAACTATTTGTTGGGTCAGGCTTATGGCTTACGAGCATACTACTATTTCCAACTTTACAAAACCTTTGGAGGTGTCCCTATTGTTACAGAACCAAAGCCAACAACAACGTCTGATCCCACAAAGCTTAGCACTGCGCGTAGCACCCCAAAGCAGACGCTAGACTTTGTAAAGCAAGATGTGGAGAAGTCGGAGCAGTACTTTTCAAGTGATAATTTTACCCTAAAAAGCAGAAGAGCAATGTGGTCGAGAGCTGCAACGCTAGTTCTTAAGGGTGACGTATATCTCTGGTCAGCAAAAGTTGCTGTTGGAGACCAGGCTCCTACGGATGTGTCTGGTGATCTAACCAAGGCTGAGAACGCTTTATTGGCAGTGAAGAATTCTGGAAAGTTTGGCCTTCTTTCTAAGTTTGAAGATGTTTTTTCTACTTCAAACAAGGGAAATAACGAGATCATCTTTGCCATACGTTTTGCTGATGGTGAGGCAACCAATAATGCTGCTGAATTCCTTTATCAGGATGCTGTTTTCTTGAATCAGTATATAGGTTATAATGGTAAAGTAATGAAAGATACGCTTAATCTTAAAGGAACCGGAGGCGTATTCCGTAATGAGTACAAGTTTGAACTTTTTGCTTCTTACGACAACGCCGATACCCGTAAGCGTGCTACATTCCTTGATTATTACAAGGTTGCTAATGGAGATACTACAGTTAGAGCAGTTGTATTGCGTAAGTTCGTTGGTTCTATCAATACTACCAATAATAGAGTGTACGATAGCGATATCCCAGTATACCGTTATGCTGATGTGCTTCTTCTCCTTGCTGAAATTGCAAATAAGAAGGGCGAAGATCCTTCCGGTTATATCAACGATATAAGGAAGCGTGCTTATGGACCGACCTTCCCAGTTTACACAAATGGAACATTTGAAGAAAATGAACTAGCAATCCTAAAGGAGCGCGACAAAGAGTTTGTTTGGGAAGGTAAGCGTTGGTATGATCTTCGTCGTATGCAAAATGCTGCTGGCAAGCCACTCGCATTTGCTGCTGCAGCTAATTATCCTGCTACTGCTCCTGTGCTACTAGAGACAGAAACGCATAAGCTGTTATGGCCTATTGATGTTAATACATTAAATGCCGATCCTTTGCTCAAGGATCAGCAGAATCCAGGATACTAG